CCACGTTTCGCAATGCACTGTCACGAATGTCGAAAGACTGGCGAAGACAGTTTTGTCGTCACCGAAAGGATCATGCACATGAACTACCAGCCACGCGGCATCAGCGACCAGGCCATCCAGGGAGCGGCCTCCTATCTGAGCGAGGTTGCAGCCGCCGAGGCGCTGCTCAAGACCCAGCCGACCTGGAACGGCGTCGGCGCCGAAGCCGTGGCGCGGATGCGTCTGCAGAACCGCTTCAAGACCGGCCTGGACGTCGCCCGGTACACCGCGGCGCTGATGCGCAGCGATATGGCTGCCTATGACGCCGATCCCACAAAGTACACCCAGTCGCTCGGTTGCTGGCATGGCTTCATCGCGCAGCAGAAGCTGATTTCGATCAAGAAGCATTTCGGCAAGACCGATCGCCGCTATCTGTATCTGTCCGGCTGGATGATCGCAGCACTTCGCTCCGAGTTCGGACCGCTTCCCGATCAGTCGATGCACGAGAAGACCTCGGTGCCGGCGCTGATCGAAGAGCTCTACACCTTCCTCCGTCAGGCGGACTCCCGTGAGCTCAACGATACCTTCCGCGCGCTCGACGCCGCCCGCAAGGCAGGCGATCAGGCGAAGGAAAAGGCATTGATCGAAAAGATCGACAACTTCCAGACCCATGTCGTGCCGGTCATCGCCGACATCGACGCCGGTTTCGGTAATGCGGAAGCGACCTATCTGCTCGCGAAGAAGATGATCGAAGCAGGTGCGTGCGCTCTGCAGATCGAAAATCAGGTCTCCGACGAAAAGCAGTGCGGCCACCAGGACGGCAAGGTGACCGTGCCGCACGAGGTGTTCCTGGCGAAGATCCGGGCCTGCCGCCATGCCTTCCTCGAACTCGGCGTCGAAGACGGCATCATCGTGACCCGCACCGATTCGCTGGGTGCCGGTCTCACGCAGCAGATCGCCGTCAGCCACAAGCCCGGCGACCTCGGCGATCAGTACAACAGCTTCCTGGATTGCGAGGAAGTGACAGCCGCCAACGCCAGGAACGGCGATGTCATCATCAACCGCAACGGCAAGATGCTGCGTCCGAAGCGGCTTGCCAGCAACCTCTATCAGTTCCGCGCCGGCACCGGCGAAGATCGCTGCGTGCTCGACTGCATCACCTCGCTGCAGAACGGCGCCGACCTGTTGTGGATCGAAACCGAGAAGCCGCATATCGAGCAGATCGCCAAGATGGTCGACCGCATTCGCGAGGTCATTCCGAACGCGAAGCTGGCCTACAACAACTCGCCCTCGTTCAACTGGACGCTCAACTTCCGTTGGCAGGTCTACGACGCGATGAAGGAAGCCGGCAAGGATGTCAGCAAGTACAATCGGGCCGAGCTGATGAAGCCGGAATACGACGATACGCCACTGGCCATTGAAGCCGACGAGCGCATCCGCACCTTCCAGGCCGATTCGGCAAAGCGTGCCGGCATCTTCCACCATCTGATCACGTTGCCGACCTATCACACGGCAGCTCTGTCGACTGATAATCTCGCCAGGGAGTATTTCGGCGA
The sequence above is drawn from the Bradyrhizobium sediminis genome and encodes:
- a CDS encoding isocitrate lyase — translated: MNYQPRGISDQAIQGAASYLSEVAAAEALLKTQPTWNGVGAEAVARMRLQNRFKTGLDVARYTAALMRSDMAAYDADPTKYTQSLGCWHGFIAQQKLISIKKHFGKTDRRYLYLSGWMIAALRSEFGPLPDQSMHEKTSVPALIEELYTFLRQADSRELNDTFRALDAARKAGDQAKEKALIEKIDNFQTHVVPVIADIDAGFGNAEATYLLAKKMIEAGACALQIENQVSDEKQCGHQDGKVTVPHEVFLAKIRACRHAFLELGVEDGIIVTRTDSLGAGLTQQIAVSHKPGDLGDQYNSFLDCEEVTAANARNGDVIINRNGKMLRPKRLASNLYQFRAGTGEDRCVLDCITSLQNGADLLWIETEKPHIEQIAKMVDRIREVIPNAKLAYNNSPSFNWTLNFRWQVYDAMKEAGKDVSKYNRAELMKPEYDDTPLAIEADERIRTFQADSAKRAGIFHHLITLPTYHTAALSTDNLAREYFGEQGMLGYVKNVQRQEIRQGIACAKHQNMAGSDIGDDHKEYFAGEAALKAGGAHNTMNQFG